Genomic segment of Streptococcus pneumoniae:
TGGAATAGTAAGATACGGTTTCTTTCAAAACAGCCAAGCAAGACTCGCCTAATTGGGAATGATTGATATGTGGATTTGTCTTGAGTAATTTGAGGATTTCTTGGATTTTAAAAGATATGAATTCATAGGAAAAATAAGGGAGTAGTTGGGTATAAACGTTGATTTCGATATTTCCCCATAGTTCAATATCGGTTAGTCGTTGTTTGATATACTCCACCTCTTGCCAATCTTTTGCAGTTAAGAAAGAGGTTCCAGTACGATTGGCTAGTCCGAGCTTGGTTACCACTCGATGGCTGATGACGTAATAGTCAGGAATAGGTTCTCCATCATCTTCTAGTGGGCGGTTGATGACCTCGATTGCTTTTGTGTATTGTCGCTTGGATACAAGGTCATAAATTTCAGATTGACGTTTATCTAGTGCACCAGAGTTTAACTGCATGCTGGCAATCGTATAGGTACTCCAATCTACTCCGATATTTTGTAGAAGATGGTCAAAATTTTCAAGGCTGACCATGGATTTTCCTTTTTCAAAGCGACCAAGATGTTGTGGAGACATGGTATCTCCAGCAGCTTCTTTGAGAGAGAAACCTCTCGCTTCTCGTAGGTATTTAAAGGTTTTCCCATACTTTTCAGATAGGCTCATAACTGATCTCCTAAAAACAGTTTTTTCTATTATTATATCATATCTTTATAAGGGAAAAAATAGATGAACATAAATGTTCAAATAGACCTGAAATTTTAGGGGGGGGGGGGCATAATATTGAACATTTATATCCAACTTTTTCATTTGTAAGAATGTGAGAGGTATAATAGAGAAAAAAATAAAGGAGTCCTATTATGGAAATGAAAACAACTTATGCCTTTCGTAAAACCAAAGTAGCCTTTGGTTCGCTTGCTATTGCAACACTTGCCATTTTTGCTTTGGGTGGATCAGTCGCTCATGCAGAAGGTGAAGTAGCTGCTACATCAACAACCCCAAGTTCCTCAGAGACAGTCGCTTCGACTTCATCGTCCACAACCCCAAGCTCTTCAGAGGCAGTGACTTCAACTTCAACGTCCACAATGCCGAGTTCTTCAGAGGTAAAAACTCCGACTTCGTCGTCCACAACCCCAAGTTCTTCGGAGACAGTGACTTCGACTTCATCGTCGACAATGCCAAGTTCTTCAGAGGCAGTGACTTCGACTTCATCGTCGACAACGCCAAGTTCTTCAGAGACACAACCTTCTGCATCAAACTCTTCAGAAACATCAGCGTTTACATATAAGACAATTAAAGCTACTGCAACTGATTTTGAAAATGGACAACAAGTTCGTATCACACTGATAAATGATTTGGTAAATCCTGTTGACTTGCACTTCAATGTAAAGTTTTTAAATGATAAAGGAAAAATTCAAAAAGTTCCTTTCTCTTCTCAACGTTTGTACAAACGCTCTAATTATGAAGATTGGTACATCGGTGATTTCCCTGATGGTACCTATACTTATGAAGCAACGACGGAGGAAAATAGGGTTGTCTACACTGCCACAACAACCTTCACTGTAAAAAATGGAAAAGTAGTAGATCAAAGTCAACCACAACCATCTTCTCAACCAATGACAGGTTCTTCAGAAACGCAACCTTCTTCATCAACAACGTCAAGTTCCTCAGAGAAAGGAACATCTACTTCTACATCATCTTCAGAAGTAACTCCATCATCAACTTCTTCAAGCATACAATCTTCTTCGTCATCAACAACGATGGGAACTCAAACAGGAAGTGATAAAGGCAAAGATGATAAAGGACTTAATAATACGAAAGGACCTAAAGTAGTAACTCCATCATCAACAACATCAACTTCTTCAAGCACACAACCTTCTTCGTCATCAACAACGATGGGAACTCAAACAGGAAGTGATAAAGGCAAAGATGATAAAGGACTTAATAATACGAAAGGATCTAAAGTAGTAACTCCTTCTAACAATTCTAACAATAAGAAAGAGTCAAATTCATCTGTAGAAAAACAAGGAAAAGTCCCTTCTGCTCCAGTTCAAAGTGCTACGAAGCAAACTGCAAAATCTGGTTTGCCAAAAACAGGGGAAAGCAAGGCAATTATCCTTTCAGTGGCAGGCGCTATCCTTGTATCTCTCGTCGGATTTTTAGGATTGCAAAAGAAAGAAAAATAGAAAATTTTTCCTCTTTCTTTAATGGAATCAACAGAGATTATACGAGATTCATCAGATGAACCCCCTCCTGATTTTGTGATTTATTTGATAGAATTTTAATCTTTTCAGTATAATCTTGAAACAAGGGCTAGGCGTATGTCTAGCTTTTGTTTTATCTTAGGTGGAAAAAATATGAACTTAAGCTCCTAACTTTAGTTTTCTTTAAGTAAGAGAAGGTATACTAGACCTATCAAATGAAAGACCTCCTAATTTTATAGTCATTTGGTCTTGATTTATTACGTCGTTACCTCGTCTTGTCTAACCTAAGTTCTGCCTGCGACTCGTTGCCTCGTACTAAATGAAAACTAAACAACTACATTTGATAACATCCTAACTTTTTTCATCATAAATCTCCTAAGAAAGGGTCTGGGCAGAAAGTCCAGACTCTTTTTTGCGAATTATAGTATAATAGGGAATAAGAAGAAAGAGGAGATGTGAAGATGAAACAACGTGGTTTTGAATTAGTATCGCAGTTTACAGATGAGAATTTGCTGCCAAAGCGTGAGACAGCGCATGCAGCGGGCTATGATTTGAAAGTGGCAGAGCGCGTGGAGATTGCTCCGGGTGAGATTAAGCTGGTGCCGACAGGTGTCAAGGCTTATATGCAGGAGGGGGAAGTCCTATATCTCTACGACCGTTCGTCCAATCCTCGCAAGAAAGGCTTGGTCTTGATTAACTCGGTCGGCGTGATTGACGGCGACTACTATGGCAATCCTGCAAATGAAGGGCATATCTTTGCACAGATGCAAAATATCACAGATGAGACCGTTGTGCTTGAGGTTGGAGAGCGGATTGTGCAGGCTGTTTTTGCGCCATTTTTACTGGCAGATGGGGATGAGGCGACTGGCACGCGCACAGGCGGCTTTGGCTCAACGGGGAATTAAGCATGGCTAAGAAAAAGACAACCTTTATTTGCCAGAATTGTGAGTATCATTCACCGAAATATCTAGGTCGCTGTCCTAATTGTGGCTCTTGGTCGTCCTTTGTCGAGGAAGTGGAGGTCGCAGAGGTCAAGCATGCGCGTGTGTCTTTGACAGGAGAGAAGACACGTCCGATGAAGCTAGCAGAAGTAACTTCAAGCCACGTGAGTCGCACCAAGACTGATATGGATGAGTTCAATCGTGTCTTGGGAGGTGGAGTCGTACCGGGCAGTCTTGTCCTCATAGGGGGGGATCCTGGGATTGGGAAATCAACCCTGCTCTTGCAAGTATCGACCCAGCTATCACAAAAAGGGACAGTTCTTTACGTTAGTGGTGAGGAATCGGCAGAGCAGATTAAGCTGCGTGCGGAACGCTTAGGCGATGTCGACAGTGAGTTTTACCTCTATGCGGAGACCAATATGCAGAGTATTCGTGCGGAGATTGAGAAGATTCAGCCTGATTTTCTGATTATCGACTCGATTCAGACTATTATGAGTCCTGAGATTTCGAGTGTCCAAGGCTCGGTCAGTCAGGTGCGAGAGGTCACGGCAGAGCTGATGCAGATTGCAAAGACCAATAACATTGCGACTTTTGTCGTGGGACATGTGACCAAGGAAGGAACGCTTGCAGGGCCTCGCATGCTAGAGCACATGGTGGATACGGTGCTGTATTTTGAAGGAGAGCGCCAGCATACTTTCCGCATTCTGCGTGCGGTGAAAAATCGCTTTGGCTCGACCAATGAAATCGGGA
This window contains:
- a CDS encoding helix-turn-helix domain-containing protein, producing the protein MSLSEKYGKTFKYLREARGFSLKEAAGDTMSPQHLGRFEKGKSMVSLENFDHLLQNIGVDWSTYTIASMQLNSGALDKRQSEIYDLVSKRQYTKAIEVINRPLEDDGEPIPDYYVISHRVVTKLGLANRTGTSFLTAKDWQEVEYIKQRLTDIELWGNIEINVYTQLLPYFSYEFISFKIQEILKLLKTNPHINHSQLGESCLAVLKETVSYYSNNGHYQEAEELIQQCLELFEIAPKAGSHMWLNLNLFILQSHNYLRQQNPKGLEIAQHVMNILKNLEELGISGPLIPLREEFFQTTVKLNQTGIPFNP
- a CDS encoding LPXTG cell wall anchor domain-containing protein, producing the protein MEMKTTYAFRKTKVAFGSLAIATLAIFALGGSVAHAEGEVAATSTTPSSSETVASTSSSTTPSSSEAVTSTSTSTMPSSSEVKTPTSSSTTPSSSETVTSTSSSTMPSSSEAVTSTSSSTTPSSSETQPSASNSSETSAFTYKTIKATATDFENGQQVRITLINDLVNPVDLHFNVKFLNDKGKIQKVPFSSQRLYKRSNYEDWYIGDFPDGTYTYEATTEENRVVYTATTTFTVKNGKVVDQSQPQPSSQPMTGSSETQPSSSTTSSSSEKGTSTSTSSSEVTPSSTSSSIQSSSSSTTMGTQTGSDKGKDDKGLNNTKGPKVVTPSSTTSTSSSTQPSSSSTTMGTQTGSDKGKDDKGLNNTKGSKVVTPSNNSNNKKESNSSVEKQGKVPSAPVQSATKQTAKSGLPKTGESKAIILSVAGAILVSLVGFLGLQKKEK
- a CDS encoding dUTP diphosphatase — encoded protein: MKQRGFELVSQFTDENLLPKRETAHAAGYDLKVAERVEIAPGEIKLVPTGVKAYMQEGEVLYLYDRSSNPRKKGLVLINSVGVIDGDYYGNPANEGHIFAQMQNITDETVVLEVGERIVQAVFAPFLLADGDEATGTRTGGFGSTGN
- the radA gene encoding DNA repair protein RadA, with protein sequence MAKKKTTFICQNCEYHSPKYLGRCPNCGSWSSFVEEVEVAEVKHARVSLTGEKTRPMKLAEVTSSHVSRTKTDMDEFNRVLGGGVVPGSLVLIGGDPGIGKSTLLLQVSTQLSQKGTVLYVSGEESAEQIKLRAERLGDVDSEFYLYAETNMQSIRAEIEKIQPDFLIIDSIQTIMSPEISSVQGSVSQVREVTAELMQIAKTNNIATFVVGHVTKEGTLAGPRMLEHMVDTVLYFEGERQHTFRILRAVKNRFGSTNEIGIFEMQSAGLVEVLNPSQVFLEERLDGATGSSIVVTMEGTRPILAEVQALVTPTMFGNAKRTTTGLDFNRASLIMAVLEKRSGLLLQNQDAYLKSAGGVKLDEPAIDLAVAVAIASSYKDKPTNPQECFIGEIGLTGEIRRVNRIEQRINEAAKLGFTKLYAPKNSLAGLQIPKEIEVVGVTTIGEVLKKVFG